A stretch of Kyrpidia spormannii DNA encodes these proteins:
- a CDS encoding ABC transporter permease codes for MSESMAQVFREVAALGRAWRAMLRAAFLSRVAYRADLWVGIVGVFVLNGATLGTTWVLLKRFDRLGGWGFYDILFLYNLWLIGHGLRVILFRHVGQLETYIIEGTFDQFLLRPVSPLLQFLSREVHYLGLGDVLVSSTGIALAYHHLGMHWSGGTWLWFLVVAVSAAAVELGLILLLASTAFWTGRSTPLVNTATQFSFGVVQQYPIHIFGRPLQAIVTIFLPFAFMNYYPSLYFLGKAQGYGILPFISPLVALVLLVTAGIVWRRGLKVYTSTGS; via the coding sequence GTGAGTGAGTCCATGGCACAAGTGTTTCGAGAGGTCGCAGCGCTGGGGCGGGCTTGGAGAGCGATGCTCCGAGCGGCTTTCCTTTCCCGGGTGGCATACCGGGCTGACCTTTGGGTAGGGATCGTCGGCGTCTTCGTCCTCAACGGGGCGACCCTGGGGACCACCTGGGTCTTATTAAAACGGTTCGACCGCCTCGGGGGCTGGGGATTTTACGACATCCTGTTTTTATATAACCTTTGGCTCATTGGCCACGGACTTCGGGTTATCCTGTTCCGCCATGTGGGTCAGTTGGAAACCTATATCATCGAAGGCACTTTCGACCAGTTTCTCCTCCGCCCGGTGTCCCCGCTGCTTCAATTCCTCAGCCGGGAGGTTCATTATCTCGGTCTGGGGGACGTTTTGGTGTCTTCCACGGGAATCGCCCTGGCCTACCATCACTTGGGGATGCACTGGAGTGGGGGAACGTGGCTGTGGTTTTTGGTGGTCGCCGTCAGTGCCGCCGCCGTGGAGCTCGGGCTCATCCTGCTCCTGGCCTCTACGGCGTTTTGGACCGGGCGTTCGACCCCTTTGGTTAACACCGCCACCCAGTTCAGCTTCGGGGTGGTTCAACAGTACCCGATTCATATCTTCGGCCGCCCCCTTCAGGCCATCGTGACCATCTTTCTCCCTTTTGCCTTCATGAACTATTACCCATCTTTATACTTTCTGGGGAAGGCCCAGGGCTATGGAATCCTACCCTTCATATCGCCCCTCGTGGCGCTGGTCCTTCTTGTGACCGCCGGCATCGTGTGGCGACGGGGGCTCAAAGTGTACACGAGCACCGGATCGTGA
- a CDS encoding ABC transporter permease encodes MSRESLALPGVFIRQAFLKWTAYRTAFWVDVFSRLLQIYVMYTVWSLLYKEKPSAFGVLSFEQVFGYAVVGILLGAILSLDEGPHIRIAERVRTGMIAVELMKPISFVRLVALESFGDLAIRVALYAAIPYLFALIVFRIPVPQTPGQAALFLTSLVLSTVVQFFAHFLFGLISFYTLDLVGFQFAYWAMVRFFSGQWIPIYMYPEALKPFLYALPFQAMFATPQSIYVGQLHGWAATTAILIQGIWALVLGGAALWAWWRLQRHVVIQGG; translated from the coding sequence ATGTCCAGAGAGAGTCTCGCCCTGCCAGGCGTGTTTATCCGTCAGGCGTTCTTAAAATGGACCGCGTACCGCACCGCTTTTTGGGTGGATGTGTTCAGCCGGCTGCTTCAGATTTATGTGATGTACACCGTGTGGAGCTTGCTGTACAAAGAAAAGCCCTCCGCCTTTGGTGTGCTGTCATTCGAACAGGTTTTCGGATACGCCGTGGTAGGGATTTTGCTTGGGGCAATTCTGAGCCTCGACGAAGGACCCCACATTCGCATCGCCGAACGGGTGCGCACCGGAATGATCGCCGTGGAGTTGATGAAACCGATCTCTTTTGTCCGTTTGGTGGCCTTGGAGTCCTTCGGAGATTTGGCGATCCGCGTGGCCCTCTACGCAGCCATCCCATACCTTTTCGCCCTCATTGTTTTTCGCATTCCTGTGCCGCAGACGCCGGGCCAGGCGGCCTTGTTCCTGACCAGCCTGGTGCTCAGCACGGTGGTTCAGTTCTTTGCGCACTTTTTGTTCGGTCTGATCTCGTTTTATACCCTGGATCTGGTCGGGTTCCAGTTCGCGTACTGGGCCATGGTGCGATTTTTCTCCGGCCAGTGGATTCCGATCTATATGTATCCCGAAGCCCTCAAGCCCTTTCTATACGCCCTGCCGTTCCAGGCGATGTTTGCAACGCCCCAATCGATCTACGTCGGACAGTTGCACGGTTGGGCGGCGACCACGGCCATCCTCATCCAAGGGATTTGGGCCCTGGTGCTGGGAGGCGCGGCCCTCTGGGCATGGTGGCGTTTGCAGCGCCACGTCGTGATCCAGGGAGGATGA
- the cdd gene encoding cytidine deaminase: MTKVDRDLVEQARSAASRARADYSGFAVGAAALASDGRVFIGANIELSVYGLSMCAERVALFKAYTEGADDIVALAVAGSTVRPISPCGACRQVIWELAPNARILLANQDGSEVAKHTPADLLPNGFFLDTDRIQD, from the coding sequence ATGACCAAAGTGGACCGCGACCTGGTGGAGCAAGCCCGCAGTGCCGCAAGTCGCGCAAGGGCCGACTACTCCGGTTTTGCCGTCGGCGCCGCCGCGCTGGCGTCAGACGGTCGAGTGTTTATCGGGGCGAACATCGAACTTTCGGTGTACGGCTTGTCCATGTGCGCCGAACGAGTCGCCTTGTTCAAGGCGTACACCGAGGGGGCTGACGATATTGTTGCCCTGGCGGTGGCCGGATCCACTGTGCGCCCGATTTCGCCGTGTGGCGCGTGTCGCCAAGTGATATGGGAGCTGGCCCCGAACGCCAGAATTCTGCTCGCCAATCAAGACGGTTCCGAGGTGGCGAAGCATACGCCGGCGGATCTGTTGCCCAACGGTTTTTTTCTCGATACAGACCGCATACAGGATTGA
- a CDS encoding hemolysin XhlA family protein: protein MDEQTLRRILGEFAQGITAVLENTNKEISRVYVVVEGIGQRLDRIEERLDQVEARLDRVEERLDRVEERLDRMEHRLDSIERQLGYVKVKLFEHDEEIFYLRGSNVK, encoded by the coding sequence GTGGATGAACAAACATTGCGCCGCATTCTCGGCGAGTTTGCGCAAGGGATCACGGCGGTACTGGAGAACACCAATAAGGAGATCTCGCGGGTTTACGTGGTGGTTGAGGGAATCGGGCAGCGCTTGGACCGCATTGAGGAGCGGTTAGACCAGGTGGAGGCTCGCTTGGATCGGGTGGAAGAGCGTTTAGACCGGGTGGAAGAGCGGTTGGATCGAATGGAGCATCGGTTGGACAGTATCGAGCGTCAACTTGGCTACGTTAAGGTCAAACTTTTTGAACACGATGAGGAAATTTTCTATCTCCGCGGCTCCAACGTGAAATAG
- a CDS encoding thymidine phosphorylase yields the protein MHVPDLIRRKRDGEELTDEEIEELVRGYVRGVVPDYQMAAFLMAVYFQGMNERETAALTRAMVRSGGVVDLSSVPGVKLDKHSTGGVADTTTLVLLPLVASAGVAVAKMSGRGLGYTGGTIDKLESVPGFRTHLSAVEFVAQLRRIGLALTAQSRELTPADQQLYALRDVTATVESPALIASSVMSKKIAGGADKIVLDVKVGRGALLPDERGARDLAERLVRLGERMGREVTAFLTDMDQPLGLAIGNALEVIEAVEVLQGKAGGELRELSVAIGAEMVRMAGVEVDAAEARRLLEVKLDRGEALKMFRRWIEAQGGDGRVAEDPRRFLPKAAYVRVVTAAAGGYIQDIDPKRLGRLVQSLGAGRRRKEDVVDLSVGVVLGGKVGDRLQDGEPLAVIHARSRQDLDLAEREVRSAIILSRDPVPRRPVILDRICLGS from the coding sequence ATGCATGTGCCCGATCTCATCCGCAGGAAGCGGGATGGCGAGGAGCTGACTGACGAAGAGATCGAGGAATTGGTCCGGGGGTATGTCCGGGGCGTTGTTCCGGATTACCAGATGGCCGCCTTCCTGATGGCGGTGTACTTTCAGGGCATGAATGAAAGGGAAACGGCGGCGCTGACCCGGGCGATGGTCCGGAGCGGCGGGGTTGTGGACCTGTCTTCGGTCCCTGGGGTGAAACTGGACAAGCACAGCACGGGTGGCGTCGCCGACACCACGACGCTCGTCTTGTTGCCCTTGGTGGCTTCGGCAGGCGTTGCCGTGGCCAAGATGTCCGGCCGGGGACTCGGTTACACCGGGGGTACGATCGATAAACTGGAGTCGGTCCCGGGCTTTCGCACCCACCTGTCTGCAGTTGAATTCGTCGCTCAGCTACGGCGAATCGGTCTTGCGCTCACGGCTCAGTCCCGGGAACTGACGCCGGCGGATCAACAGTTGTACGCCCTCAGGGACGTGACGGCGACGGTGGAATCGCCGGCCCTTATCGCCAGTTCCGTGATGAGCAAAAAGATCGCCGGAGGGGCGGACAAGATTGTCTTGGATGTGAAGGTCGGGAGGGGTGCCCTTTTGCCCGATGAACGAGGTGCCCGGGACCTGGCGGAACGGCTGGTGCGTCTGGGAGAGCGGATGGGTCGGGAAGTGACGGCCTTTCTCACCGACATGGATCAGCCTTTGGGATTGGCGATCGGCAATGCCCTTGAGGTGATCGAGGCGGTGGAAGTGCTGCAAGGAAAAGCTGGGGGCGAGTTGCGCGAACTGTCTGTGGCAATCGGGGCGGAGATGGTGCGGATGGCGGGTGTGGAAGTGGACGCGGCTGAGGCCCGGCGACTTCTTGAAGTGAAATTGGACCGGGGGGAAGCCCTGAAGATGTTTCGCCGCTGGATCGAAGCCCAGGGCGGAGACGGTCGGGTGGCGGAAGATCCCCGCCGCTTCCTTCCCAAGGCCGCCTATGTGCGGGTGGTGACGGCCGCGGCGGGCGGCTACATCCAGGATATCGATCCCAAACGGTTGGGACGCTTGGTGCAAAGTCTTGGTGCGGGACGCCGGCGAAAGGAAGATGTAGTGGATCTCTCCGTAGGTGTGGTGCTGGGCGGAAAAGTGGGGGACCGGCTTCAGGACGGGGAGCCTCTGGCAGTCATCCACGCCCGGTCTCGCCAGGATCTGGATCTTGCAGAGCGGGAGGTTCGTTCGGCGATCATCTTGTCTCGGGATCCTGTGCCCCGGCGTCCGGTGATTCTCGATCGCATCTGCCTTGGATCGTGA
- a CDS encoding ABC transporter ATP-binding protein, with amino-acid sequence MALIEVRHLVKEFRRPAPTQGRFKTLRRLVQPAFTIHRAVNDLSFAIEKGELVGFLGPNGAGKSTTIKMLTGILMPTSGEIAVGGLHPARDRRKHARQIGVLFGQKTQLWWDIPTIESLKTLRAIYGVPDGVWNRNMELFRELLALDEFEQVPVRQLSLGQRMRADLAAALLHDPQILFLDEPTIGVDVLAKERLRTFIRTINRERKVTVILTTHDMGDIEKLCSRVLIIDRGSLLYDGETEALREQFGGYRTLAVYPEEVTGSTRGPGWLDLFDDEWRGAFGVVRIEWDAHRVLFRFNPRQTSVGDLIAAVAERMPVRDLLVEDVPIEDIVRSIYLQGEQMRKGELSVAVAAAAMDSQSPRASAEAGAGPEINRGPRRETG; translated from the coding sequence GTGGCGCTCATTGAAGTCCGCCACTTGGTCAAGGAATTCCGCCGGCCGGCGCCGACCCAAGGACGGTTCAAGACGTTGCGCCGGCTGGTGCAACCGGCGTTCACGATCCACCGGGCGGTGAACGATCTGAGCTTTGCCATCGAAAAAGGCGAGTTGGTGGGTTTTCTCGGCCCCAACGGCGCCGGGAAGTCCACGACGATCAAAATGCTCACGGGCATTCTCATGCCCACCTCCGGGGAAATCGCGGTGGGAGGATTGCATCCCGCCCGGGACCGCCGCAAACACGCCCGGCAAATCGGCGTGTTGTTTGGGCAGAAGACCCAGCTTTGGTGGGATATTCCGACCATTGAGAGCCTCAAAACGCTCCGGGCGATCTACGGAGTGCCCGATGGAGTGTGGAACAGAAACATGGAATTGTTTCGGGAACTTTTGGCCTTAGACGAGTTTGAACAGGTTCCGGTGCGCCAGCTCAGCCTCGGCCAGCGGATGCGGGCGGACCTCGCCGCCGCCTTGCTTCACGACCCGCAGATTTTGTTCTTGGATGAGCCCACCATCGGGGTGGACGTGCTCGCCAAAGAAAGGCTCCGCACCTTCATTCGCACCATCAACCGGGAACGGAAAGTGACGGTCATCCTGACCACCCACGACATGGGGGACATTGAAAAGCTCTGTTCCCGTGTGCTCATCATCGACCGGGGATCGCTGCTATACGACGGGGAGACCGAAGCCCTGCGGGAGCAGTTCGGGGGTTACCGCACTTTGGCGGTGTATCCAGAGGAAGTAACTGGATCGACCCGTGGACCCGGCTGGCTCGATCTGTTTGACGACGAATGGCGGGGGGCCTTTGGAGTTGTGAGAATCGAATGGGATGCCCACCGGGTGCTCTTCCGTTTCAATCCGCGCCAAACCTCGGTGGGAGATCTCATCGCCGCCGTGGCCGAACGGATGCCCGTTCGAGACCTCTTGGTGGAAGACGTCCCCATCGAAGACATTGTCCGGTCGATTTACCTTCAAGGAGAACAGATGCGAAAGGGAGAACTGTCGGTGGCCGTCGCCGCGGCGGCTATGGACTCTCAAAGCCCCCGAGCGAGCGCCGAGGCCGGGGCCGGTCCCGAGATCAATCGTGGGCCCCGGCGTGAGACGGGGTGA
- a CDS encoding ROK family protein, translating to MRTKSSVKRRMEGRALFGAIEAGGTKFVCGIGDDRGRIVDQITIPTTVPEETLGRVAEYFQDKAIRALGLGCFGPLDLDPASPTYGFLTSTPKLAWRGFNILANLRRRLAVPIAIDTDVNAAILAEHRWGAAQGLHTALYLTVGTGIGGGILVEGQILHGMMHPEAGHVIVRRAAGDNFPGVCPAHGDCLEGMASGPAIEKRWGSKGRDLPLDHPAWDLEAGYLAQGLVTYICVLSPQRILLGGGVMQQADLFPRIRQKVREMLNGYIQRPEIVANIDEYIVPPGLGTKSGLCGGLALAMKATEARKEG from the coding sequence ATGAGAACAAAAAGCAGCGTCAAGAGGCGGATGGAGGGACGAGCCTTGTTCGGAGCCATCGAAGCTGGGGGGACCAAATTCGTCTGTGGAATCGGGGACGACCGAGGCCGGATCGTGGACCAGATCACCATCCCAACGACAGTGCCGGAAGAAACCCTGGGTCGCGTAGCCGAGTATTTTCAGGACAAGGCCATTCGCGCCCTGGGGCTCGGGTGCTTCGGGCCCCTTGATCTCGATCCGGCCAGCCCGACTTACGGATTCCTCACCAGCACGCCGAAACTGGCGTGGCGAGGCTTCAACATCCTGGCCAACCTGCGGCGGCGCCTGGCTGTCCCCATCGCCATCGATACCGACGTCAACGCCGCCATCCTGGCTGAACACCGGTGGGGCGCGGCCCAAGGATTGCACACCGCCCTGTATCTCACCGTGGGGACCGGGATCGGGGGCGGTATCCTCGTCGAGGGGCAAATTCTTCACGGCATGATGCACCCCGAGGCCGGACATGTGATCGTTCGGAGGGCAGCCGGGGATAACTTTCCCGGGGTGTGTCCCGCCCACGGGGATTGTTTAGAAGGAATGGCGTCCGGCCCGGCCATCGAGAAGCGTTGGGGATCGAAAGGCCGCGATCTTCCTCTGGACCATCCGGCCTGGGATCTGGAGGCTGGCTACCTCGCCCAGGGACTTGTCACGTACATCTGCGTACTTTCTCCCCAACGGATCCTCCTCGGGGGCGGCGTGATGCAACAGGCCGACCTGTTCCCACGGATTCGCCAAAAAGTCAGGGAGATGTTAAATGGATACATCCAGCGCCCCGAGATTGTCGCGAACATCGATGAGTACATCGTGCCTCCGGGCCTGGGCACAAAATCCGGGTTGTGCGGCGGACTGGCCCTGGCCATGAAAGCCACCGAAGCTCGAAAGGAAGGATGA
- a CDS encoding DMT family transporter — MSHSSMSYSSVHRRHNWAAVVAVVVTLAFWSSAFAGIRAALLSGYSPGHVVLLRFLSASAVFVGYALVRGVQVPRGRDLLAVAALGWTGISIYHIALTFGELTVDAGTASLLIAAAPAFTAVIAVIALGERLNGIGWLGVLVGFGGVALMTVGSGGGHRVTAGAWLILLSAVATAIFFVGQKPLFARYGAIDLTAWFTWFGTLPMLWFAPGLREAMAHAPGAATWVCVYIGVFPAAVAYVAWAIALKSAPAGLVASSLYLNPLLAILIGWVWLGELPGVWSTLGGVIAVAGVVMVNVAGAVRRQRVRADAGSAPTAGSGQG; from the coding sequence ATGTCTCATTCATCGATGTCTTATAGCTCCGTCCATCGCCGGCACAACTGGGCGGCGGTGGTGGCTGTGGTCGTCACCTTGGCATTTTGGTCGTCAGCTTTTGCGGGCATCCGGGCGGCGCTGCTCAGTGGCTATTCTCCCGGGCATGTGGTGCTGCTGCGCTTTCTCAGCGCTTCGGCGGTGTTTGTCGGATACGCGTTGGTCAGGGGCGTTCAGGTGCCGAGAGGCCGGGACTTGCTTGCGGTGGCGGCCTTGGGTTGGACGGGGATTTCGATTTATCATATCGCTCTGACTTTTGGTGAGCTGACGGTGGATGCGGGGACCGCGAGTTTACTCATCGCCGCCGCGCCCGCCTTTACGGCGGTGATCGCCGTGATCGCTTTGGGAGAGCGTTTGAACGGCATCGGCTGGCTGGGAGTGCTCGTCGGGTTTGGTGGGGTGGCCTTGATGACCGTGGGGTCGGGCGGAGGGCATCGGGTGACGGCAGGGGCTTGGCTGATCCTTCTGTCCGCCGTGGCCACGGCGATTTTTTTCGTGGGGCAAAAGCCGCTTTTTGCGCGCTATGGGGCGATCGATTTGACAGCGTGGTTCACCTGGTTCGGCACGCTGCCCATGCTGTGGTTTGCACCGGGGCTGCGGGAAGCGATGGCCCATGCCCCCGGGGCGGCCACGTGGGTGTGCGTGTACATTGGGGTGTTCCCGGCGGCGGTGGCCTACGTGGCCTGGGCGATCGCCTTAAAGTCTGCACCGGCAGGGCTGGTGGCCAGTTCACTGTATCTCAATCCGCTGCTCGCCATTCTCATCGGATGGGTGTGGTTGGGAGAGCTGCCCGGGGTGTGGAGCACCTTGGGTGGGGTGATTGCTGTGGCTGGGGTGGTGATGGTGAATGTCGCCGGGGCGGTGAGGCGGCAGCGGGTTCGGGCGGATGCCGGTTCGGCTCCGACTGCCGGATCGGGACAAGGTTGA
- a CDS encoding DUF134 domain-containing protein, which yields MPRPKKCRRVGFVPLASFFAPMPAPGDQASEPGEVTLTLEEVEALRLADWVQLEQGDAAEQMGVSRGTFQRIVKAAREKVADALLHGKGIRIHGGNYAVILPGGGSARACGCVDQRSGPGRGFCGRPRCRRCGGHYGLKKERRTMRLAIATEGDRVGGHFGQTRAFTICDIEGESVKERRVVDTEGHQHGALVGFLAKLGVDAVIVGGLGAGAVSKLARESIEVYTGVRGTVEEAIQKYLHRELTPVDVEQVLEGTGPHVHGIHHHHGHHHDHGGCDCEH from the coding sequence ATGCCGAGGCCGAAAAAATGCCGACGGGTTGGGTTTGTTCCCCTTGCTTCGTTTTTTGCTCCAATGCCTGCGCCCGGGGACCAAGCGTCGGAACCGGGTGAAGTGACGCTCACCCTTGAAGAGGTGGAAGCCCTTCGCCTGGCGGACTGGGTACAGTTGGAACAAGGTGATGCGGCCGAGCAAATGGGGGTTTCCCGGGGGACGTTTCAGCGCATTGTGAAGGCGGCGAGGGAGAAGGTGGCGGATGCTCTCCTTCATGGAAAAGGGATTCGCATTCACGGTGGAAATTATGCCGTGATTTTACCCGGTGGTGGATCCGCCCGGGCTTGCGGGTGTGTCGACCAGCGGTCAGGGCCGGGACGCGGATTTTGTGGGCGGCCGCGCTGCCGAAGGTGCGGCGGTCACTATGGATTAAAAAAGGAGAGGCGAACGATGAGATTGGCGATCGCAACGGAAGGGGATCGAGTCGGCGGACATTTTGGCCAGACCCGGGCTTTTACGATTTGTGACATTGAAGGAGAATCGGTCAAGGAGCGGCGGGTGGTGGATACCGAAGGCCATCAGCACGGGGCATTGGTCGGATTTCTGGCCAAGCTGGGTGTGGATGCGGTGATCGTGGGGGGGCTCGGGGCCGGTGCGGTGAGCAAGCTGGCCCGGGAGTCCATCGAGGTCTATACCGGTGTTCGCGGGACGGTGGAGGAAGCTATACAAAAATACCTGCACCGGGAGTTGACGCCGGTGGATGTGGAGCAGGTCCTTGAAGGGACCGGCCCGCACGTCCATGGCATCCATCATCATCACGGCCATCACCATGACCATGGCGGGTGTGATTGCGAACACTGA
- a CDS encoding Rqc2 family fibronectin-binding protein, with product MAVDGLTLAGIMTEIQILEDGRIERLYQPEDRDLEIRIRLPRRSIRLRISADAGAARLHTVEGERPPSSGDPSPFLALARRRLEGGRVRYIRQVGMERIVRIGVESRSDLGDPEWYDVVVEIMGRHSNIILVAHEDDEIRGEEGPARGRVVDAIVRVSPGISRHRVVLPGRPYIPPPEQHKIDPREETWEGFFRWVGSQGANLTAKDLMGRYQGIGPAAAEEWMHRALKRASEDNREAFSQALWAAISQSAAEVSAGRFAPCIAYDGNGTPKVVSGIYLHHWESRGRVVPFETVNAAVATFYADRMDRSASGLAQSLTTVVRGALSALEHRMARWNEQLQEAAEADQWRRYGELVTAYLHVVPRGAREVTLPDPYSETGGTVTVPLDPGLSPADNAQQFFRRYQKLKRTREVVTDHLEQARRDAEYLESVLVALEHADEQELEEIQEELRGQGFLRARRRGGTKPREKRDQAGSPMHFISSEGIDIFVGKNNRQNDELTTKTAHKQDTWLHAQNIPGSHVVIRSREVPPKTLEEAARLAAYYSKARHAGTVAVDYTLVKHVWKPTGARPGFVLYDHQKTVFVPPDPALAERLRADRVPR from the coding sequence GTGGCTGTGGACGGTCTGACCCTGGCGGGCATCATGACTGAGATCCAGATTCTTGAAGACGGTCGCATCGAGCGCCTCTATCAACCGGAGGATCGGGATTTAGAGATTCGCATACGCCTGCCTAGGCGGTCGATCCGCCTCCGGATCAGCGCTGACGCCGGGGCGGCCCGTCTCCACACAGTGGAAGGCGAACGCCCGCCGTCCTCTGGTGATCCCTCCCCTTTCCTGGCCCTTGCCCGGCGCCGCCTCGAAGGCGGGCGCGTCCGGTACATCCGGCAGGTGGGCATGGAGCGGATCGTGCGGATCGGGGTCGAGAGTCGCAGTGACCTAGGCGACCCCGAGTGGTACGATGTGGTGGTGGAGATCATGGGCCGCCACAGCAATATCATCCTGGTGGCTCACGAAGATGACGAAATCCGGGGAGAGGAAGGGCCGGCCCGGGGCCGGGTGGTGGACGCGATTGTTCGCGTCAGCCCGGGGATAAGCCGACATCGGGTGGTACTGCCCGGCCGCCCCTACATTCCGCCTCCGGAACAACATAAAATCGACCCTCGGGAGGAGACCTGGGAGGGATTTTTTCGCTGGGTGGGTTCCCAGGGGGCGAATTTGACCGCGAAAGATTTGATGGGCCGGTATCAAGGCATCGGGCCGGCGGCGGCCGAGGAGTGGATGCACCGGGCCCTAAAGCGGGCATCCGAGGACAATCGTGAAGCCTTCTCGCAAGCTCTCTGGGCGGCGATTTCCCAGAGCGCGGCAGAAGTGTCGGCGGGGCGATTCGCGCCTTGCATCGCCTACGACGGAAACGGAACCCCCAAGGTGGTCTCCGGGATTTACCTGCATCATTGGGAATCGCGGGGGCGTGTGGTCCCTTTTGAAACGGTGAACGCCGCGGTGGCGACTTTCTACGCGGATCGCATGGATAGGTCGGCTTCGGGGTTGGCCCAGTCCTTGACCACGGTCGTTCGAGGGGCGTTGAGTGCCCTGGAACATCGCATGGCCCGCTGGAATGAACAGTTGCAAGAGGCGGCAGAGGCCGATCAATGGCGGCGGTACGGAGAGTTGGTGACCGCGTATTTGCACGTGGTGCCCCGGGGGGCCCGGGAAGTGACCCTGCCCGACCCGTACAGTGAAACGGGCGGCACCGTCACTGTACCCTTGGATCCCGGGCTTTCTCCGGCGGATAATGCTCAACAGTTCTTTCGGCGCTACCAAAAGCTCAAGCGCACCCGAGAGGTGGTGACCGACCATCTGGAACAGGCCCGTCGGGACGCGGAGTACCTGGAATCGGTTCTGGTCGCCTTGGAGCACGCAGATGAGCAAGAGTTGGAAGAGATTCAGGAAGAACTTCGTGGACAGGGATTTCTCCGGGCCCGGCGCCGCGGGGGGACGAAGCCACGGGAGAAACGGGATCAGGCCGGAAGTCCCATGCATTTTATCTCCTCCGAGGGCATCGATATTTTCGTCGGTAAAAACAACCGGCAGAATGACGAATTGACGACAAAGACCGCTCACAAACAGGACACATGGCTTCATGCCCAAAATATCCCCGGCTCCCATGTGGTGATTCGCAGCCGGGAAGTTCCCCCGAAAACCCTGGAGGAAGCCGCTCGTTTGGCAGCGTATTACAGCAAGGCCCGGCACGCGGGGACTGTGGCGGTGGATTATACCCTGGTCAAACACGTGTGGAAGCCCACCGGCGCCCGACCGGGGTTCGTGCTGTACGACCACCAGAAAACGGTGTTTGTACCCCCGGATCCCGCCTTGGCCGAAAGGCTGCGGGCGGATCGAGTCCCGAGGTGA
- a CDS encoding OsmC family protein, translated as MAKQTFVADISWSGDRVRSSARIRGHEVTIDEPAVLGGTDLGPNPVELVLAALGGCLNVLITSLAPRHGVEVRGVEIRVEGDLDPDGFQEKQPNVRPGFQEIRYQVHVESPSAPELVRELLAHVERVCPVKDTLRGVPTRAVES; from the coding sequence ATGGCAAAACAAACCTTTGTAGCTGATATCTCGTGGTCCGGGGATCGGGTTCGATCTTCGGCCCGGATTCGCGGTCATGAAGTGACGATCGACGAGCCTGCTGTGCTGGGTGGAACGGATCTCGGGCCGAATCCGGTCGAGTTGGTTCTCGCGGCGCTGGGAGGATGTCTGAATGTCCTGATCACTTCTTTGGCCCCTCGCCACGGCGTGGAGGTCAGGGGAGTGGAGATTCGGGTCGAGGGGGACCTGGATCCCGACGGATTCCAGGAAAAGCAGCCAAATGTTCGCCCGGGTTTTCAAGAAATCCGCTATCAGGTGCACGTTGAATCGCCGTCGGCCCCGGAGCTGGTGAGAGAACTTCTCGCCCACGTCGAGCGAGTATGCCCCGTCAAGGACACCTTGCGGGGAGTGCCGACGCGGGCTGTGGAAAGCTGA